Proteins from one Chthoniobacterales bacterium genomic window:
- a CDS encoding glycoside hydrolase family 38 C-terminal domain-containing protein produces MSNHRLDKSEIGDLVNRLEANIYLPVAEFEITAWRTKEPVSFRERQFGKELSLKPGDSWGKEIFDCAWFRFVAKIPRSCTRPLVARIDINGELCIVDACGVPVRGLTCVKSTFDPTLGCPGKTIFNIPEEWISEDRIELWAEAGWNDLFGVLVGEGRIEFAEVSFCHQDIRSLFYDFQVIADFMDGIDVAHPFFELFHSTIATAAAQLTSINTDSIAQAADTLRPLFRQISHSPPLEISAIGHSHLDLAWLWPIRETIRKGARTFATALYNIQQRPDFIFGCSQPQLFFWMKEYYPVLYAQIKTAVQLGRIEPLGTFWVEPDCNIPNGESLVRQILLGSKFFMDEFGFVPRHCWEPDVFGYNGQLPQILKKSGHDYFVTQKLSWNIVNRFPHHSFQWVGIDGTSILAHMLPEETYNSPAAPKSLRKIATEYAQKEVSRHALMVYGIGDGGGGPDAEHFERLDRERHLADLPNVVHRSAADFLLLWAKDAKEFPVWNGELYLERHQGTFTTQALTKRNNRLCETALREAEFAATLGEIYVGLPYPSERLDVIWKEVLLYQFHDILPGSSISRVYLESNARYKILLQELEVIIENRYGRLVNTGDNSGSPIAFNSLSWERKEWVKYNQNWYWADVPAMGWAKLSQPEAFPPTSFSENTIENDHLKIAFAEDGCICSIYSKSLEWEALAKNETGNQFVVFKDDGDAWDFPINYGEKDVCLYLKQPPRKLSLVRYRSFVDGPKVIMEQVYVFGESRLTQQISLTHGRAQVDFDTAVDWQSSKSMLRVRFPLAVTAAEARFEIPFGSISRSTLEADSIEKAQLEVPAQQWIGLSSEDYGAALINDCKYGFRVKGHTLDMNLLRSVPHPGKALVGKEGSSDHGNVYTDLGAHEFRYSFFPHRGVASETTLTEAARKLNVPIRIVASGNTQFSKATNLLQLSNPAIEVISVKRAERGDAWVVRLINVTPIIQDFSLFSNTFAKEIVETDLVENPIFYNSDASKDLFRKMLPFEIRTFRYSNA; encoded by the coding sequence GTGTCGAATCATAGACTCGATAAAAGTGAGATAGGCGATCTAGTCAACCGGCTAGAAGCTAACATTTATTTACCGGTAGCTGAATTCGAGATCACCGCCTGGAGAACCAAAGAGCCCGTATCTTTTCGGGAAAGGCAATTCGGAAAAGAATTAAGCCTGAAGCCTGGAGATTCATGGGGAAAAGAAATTTTCGATTGTGCGTGGTTCCGCTTCGTCGCCAAAATACCCCGCAGTTGTACCCGGCCGCTGGTCGCTCGCATCGATATCAATGGAGAATTATGCATTGTTGATGCCTGTGGCGTGCCCGTTAGAGGACTGACATGCGTCAAGTCAACTTTTGATCCCACTCTCGGATGTCCCGGGAAAACGATATTCAACATTCCCGAAGAATGGATTTCTGAAGATCGCATTGAACTCTGGGCGGAGGCGGGTTGGAATGACCTTTTCGGGGTATTAGTCGGTGAAGGCAGAATCGAGTTCGCAGAAGTTAGCTTTTGCCATCAAGACATTCGCTCCCTTTTCTATGACTTTCAGGTCATCGCTGATTTCATGGACGGCATCGATGTTGCGCATCCATTTTTCGAATTGTTTCATAGCACCATAGCTACGGCTGCCGCACAGCTTACTTCGATAAACACTGATTCGATCGCCCAAGCGGCCGATACTTTGCGCCCCCTTTTCCGACAGATTTCTCACAGCCCGCCACTCGAAATATCGGCAATCGGTCATTCCCATTTGGATTTAGCTTGGCTATGGCCAATACGCGAAACAATCCGCAAAGGAGCACGAACGTTTGCAACGGCACTATACAATATCCAACAAAGACCGGATTTCATCTTCGGATGCAGTCAGCCTCAGCTCTTTTTTTGGATGAAGGAGTATTATCCAGTGCTCTATGCCCAGATTAAAACGGCAGTCCAGTTAGGTAGAATAGAGCCACTTGGGACATTTTGGGTTGAGCCTGATTGTAATATTCCCAATGGCGAATCACTCGTCAGGCAAATTTTGTTAGGATCAAAGTTCTTCATGGATGAATTTGGCTTTGTACCCCGACATTGCTGGGAGCCAGATGTATTTGGCTATAATGGACAACTTCCACAGATTCTTAAAAAGAGCGGGCACGACTATTTCGTTACCCAGAAACTTTCATGGAATATAGTTAACCGTTTTCCGCACCATTCCTTTCAGTGGGTCGGCATAGATGGTACCAGCATCTTGGCGCATATGCTGCCGGAGGAAACCTATAACAGCCCTGCCGCTCCCAAATCATTGCGGAAGATCGCCACGGAATACGCACAAAAAGAAGTATCTAGACACGCGCTGATGGTTTATGGCATTGGAGACGGCGGAGGCGGACCAGATGCAGAACATTTTGAGCGACTCGATCGGGAAAGGCACTTGGCTGATCTTCCGAATGTCGTTCACCGGTCAGCCGCAGATTTCTTGTTGCTTTGGGCCAAGGATGCCAAAGAATTTCCTGTCTGGAATGGCGAACTGTATCTGGAGCGCCATCAGGGGACTTTCACTACTCAAGCTCTAACCAAGCGTAACAACCGTTTATGCGAAACAGCCCTACGCGAAGCTGAATTTGCCGCGACTCTGGGAGAAATTTATGTCGGACTACCCTATCCATCTGAGAGACTGGACGTAATCTGGAAAGAGGTATTACTCTATCAATTTCATGACATTCTCCCCGGCTCCTCTATTAGCCGCGTCTATCTGGAATCCAACGCTCGTTACAAAATACTATTGCAGGAACTAGAGGTAATTATTGAGAACCGATATGGGAGATTGGTCAATACCGGTGATAATTCTGGGAGTCCCATCGCATTCAATTCTCTATCTTGGGAACGCAAGGAATGGGTTAAATATAATCAAAACTGGTATTGGGCAGATGTTCCAGCGATGGGGTGGGCGAAACTTTCACAACCCGAAGCATTTCCGCCCACATCATTTTCGGAAAACACGATTGAGAATGATCATTTAAAAATCGCGTTCGCTGAAGACGGGTGCATTTGTTCCATATATTCAAAGTCGCTCGAATGGGAAGCTCTGGCCAAGAATGAAACTGGCAATCAATTCGTCGTGTTTAAAGATGACGGCGACGCCTGGGATTTCCCCATCAACTATGGAGAAAAGGATGTCTGCCTCTACCTGAAGCAGCCGCCCAGAAAATTGAGTTTGGTTAGATACCGCTCCTTTGTGGATGGTCCAAAAGTCATCATGGAGCAAGTCTATGTGTTCGGCGAGTCTCGACTCACCCAACAAATCTCCCTAACGCACGGCCGAGCGCAAGTGGACTTTGATACCGCCGTAGATTGGCAGAGCTCAAAATCGATGTTGAGAGTTCGCTTCCCACTTGCTGTAACAGCGGCAGAGGCGCGATTCGAGATTCCGTTCGGATCTATTTCCAGATCGACTCTTGAGGCCGACTCTATTGAGAAAGCGCAATTGGAAGTACCTGCACAACAATGGATCGGCCTTTCTTCAGAAGATTACGGCGCAGCACTGATTAACGACTGCAAATATGGCTTTCGAGTGAAAGGTCACACATTGGATATGAATCTTCTTCGCAGCGTTCCACATCCAGGAAAAGCACTTGTCGGTAAAGAGGGTTCTTCAGATCACGGAAATGTATATACGGACTTGGGCGCGCATGAATTTCGCTATTCATTTTTCCCTCATCGCGGCGTGGCAAGCGAGACTACGCTGACGGAGGCTGCACGAAAGCTGAATGTCCCGATAAGAATTGTCGCGAGCGGAAACACTCAATTTTCAAAAGCTACCAACCTCTTGCAATTGTCTAACCCCGCGATAGAAGTAATCAGTGTAAAGCGCGCGGAGCGTGGCGATGCTTGGGTTGTTCGCCTTATCAATGTAACTCCAATAATTCAAGACTTCTCCCTGTTTTCCAACACGTTCGCCAAAGAGATCGTGGAAACAGATCTGGTCGAAAATCCAATCTTTTACAACAGCGATGCCTCCAAGGATCTATTTCGGAAAATGCTTCCGTTTGAGATACGCACCTTTAGATATTCCAATGCCTGA
- a CDS encoding acetylxylan esterase, which translates to MKSRVLLIASILFSSFLQAADPEITVSQDHSDGVYARNEKVTWTFDVKGDRSGLTALPYKVKKDAAGIVLSGTIDLSSGPAVISASREEPGALLTEIYAMDSSKLLPIAMGGAVIAPDEIQPAKSAPDDFDIFWKAKLKELDAVAANPILEAVAVDNIKNAEGVECFKVTLDNIRSTHVRGILAKPAKAGKYPAMLMVNSAGVFGLDKASVIAQAKPGWIVLNVSAHDLPVDEAEGFYKNLKETSLKNYYAIGNEDRETSYFLGMFLGCVRGAEYLASRADWDGKTLIVTGTSQGGLQSLAVAGLFPKISVAMVMVPAGCDNYAPLANPPRGVAWPYWMAKYAQQGKDFAKVQETAGYFDGINFASRIHCPALVAVALLDIAARPAGVIAAYNSMNTAKKLIIMPTSDHYGQNHGNGPRNLCPYFPEFFAWKEALQKEKALPIIIKK; encoded by the coding sequence ATGAAATCCAGAGTATTACTGATCGCGTCTATTTTGTTCAGTAGCTTTTTACAAGCTGCCGATCCGGAAATTACAGTTTCGCAGGATCACTCTGACGGTGTTTATGCACGGAATGAGAAAGTGACGTGGACATTTGATGTGAAAGGGGATCGATCTGGATTAACTGCATTACCATACAAGGTCAAAAAAGATGCTGCTGGCATTGTTCTAAGCGGAACGATTGATTTATCCAGTGGACCCGCAGTCATATCGGCATCCCGCGAGGAGCCTGGTGCTCTACTAACAGAGATATATGCGATGGATTCTTCGAAGCTCCTGCCGATTGCAATGGGCGGAGCCGTGATTGCTCCAGATGAAATCCAGCCCGCTAAGTCAGCTCCCGATGATTTCGATATTTTCTGGAAGGCAAAGTTAAAAGAATTAGACGCAGTGGCTGCAAACCCGATTCTGGAGGCAGTTGCGGTGGATAACATTAAAAACGCAGAAGGGGTGGAGTGTTTTAAGGTGACCTTGGACAATATCCGATCAACTCACGTAAGGGGCATTTTGGCAAAACCGGCGAAAGCAGGAAAATATCCTGCCATGTTAATGGTTAATTCGGCGGGCGTATTTGGTTTGGACAAAGCTTCGGTTATCGCGCAGGCGAAACCAGGCTGGATAGTGCTCAATGTTAGTGCACACGACTTGCCAGTGGATGAAGCAGAAGGCTTCTACAAAAATCTCAAAGAGACGAGCTTGAAAAATTATTATGCCATCGGAAATGAGGATCGTGAGACGTCCTATTTTCTCGGGATGTTTCTTGGGTGTGTCCGGGGAGCGGAATACCTGGCTTCCCGTGCCGATTGGGATGGTAAAACATTAATCGTTACGGGCACTTCTCAAGGTGGGCTGCAGTCACTGGCTGTAGCGGGTCTTTTTCCCAAGATCAGCGTTGCTATGGTAATGGTTCCGGCTGGATGCGATAATTACGCACCATTGGCAAATCCTCCGCGCGGCGTCGCTTGGCCATACTGGATGGCCAAATATGCGCAACAAGGAAAAGATTTTGCCAAAGTCCAGGAGACGGCTGGCTATTTCGACGGAATCAATTTTGCATCCCGCATTCACTGTCCCGCCTTGGTAGCAGTAGCACTTTTGGATATTGCAGCTCGACCGGCAGGAGTGATCGCCGCCTACAACAGTATGAATACGGCTAAAAAATTGATTATCATGCCTACCTCAGATCATTACGGGCAAAACCACGGAAATGGTCCCCGTAACCTCTGTCCATACTTCCCCGAATTCTTTGCCTGGAAAGAGGCTCTTCAGAAAGAAAAAGCTTTGCCCATAATCATTAAAAAATGA
- a CDS encoding glycosyl hydrolase family 28 protein, producing the protein MIFDITSFGARGDGITMNTAALQAAAVECARNGGGTILVPKGRFLTGVFQIFGSTTLHIQKGACLIGSPNLEDRIVGSCIDGLIYALDADDILLTGEGKLDGNAGPFFHTDKRIPFSSDFLLSETRQGKRGLEYGSSDITQGPMSPKSRPGNMLVFGRCKNLRIENLTITGSAYWTIHCADCDGVVVDNLKIHNDETHPNNDGIHLTTCKNSVIENCDIICGDDAIAITGFRNASGEKEIALGLSGLVGTTENIHVRNCNLRSRSSAVRVGYGENPVRNVVLENLIITQSNRGIGIYARQANVEDVVVKNCKISTHLFHGNWWGRGEPIHISNVSYVSEEGGFLIRDILIEDIEAVGENALTLYSEKEGGIDNVKLIRVDYLLRKGELFESWGGNLDLRPTARASMGIFEGGTAPLWSVGVTKLELINCNWRVEPEDEVMFSTFPVMSDVKHL; encoded by the coding sequence ATGATATTTGATATTACATCATTCGGCGCCAGAGGTGACGGGATTACAATGAACACCGCTGCCCTTCAAGCAGCAGCGGTAGAGTGCGCTCGAAACGGAGGAGGCACCATTCTTGTGCCCAAGGGGCGCTTTTTAACAGGTGTTTTCCAAATATTCGGAAGCACGACATTACATATTCAAAAAGGCGCCTGCCTGATTGGAAGCCCTAACCTCGAAGATCGAATCGTCGGTTCATGCATCGACGGTTTGATCTATGCACTGGACGCTGATGATATTCTCCTCACCGGCGAGGGGAAATTGGATGGAAATGCGGGCCCCTTCTTTCACACTGATAAGCGCATTCCATTTTCCTCAGACTTTCTGTTATCGGAGACCAGACAGGGAAAGCGCGGACTCGAGTACGGATCGAGTGATATTACTCAAGGTCCAATGAGTCCTAAAAGCCGTCCCGGAAACATGTTGGTTTTTGGGCGTTGCAAAAATTTAAGAATTGAGAATTTGACGATTACCGGCTCCGCTTACTGGACAATACATTGTGCGGATTGTGATGGCGTTGTCGTCGACAATTTAAAAATTCATAATGACGAAACTCATCCTAACAATGATGGCATTCACCTGACGACTTGCAAAAACTCCGTTATCGAAAACTGCGATATAATTTGTGGTGACGACGCCATCGCGATAACAGGCTTTCGCAATGCCAGCGGCGAGAAGGAGATTGCACTAGGTCTTTCTGGATTAGTAGGAACGACAGAAAACATCCATGTTCGGAACTGCAATCTTCGCAGCCGTTCCTCTGCTGTGAGAGTAGGATACGGCGAGAATCCTGTCCGGAATGTCGTTTTGGAGAACTTAATAATCACTCAGAGCAATCGTGGTATTGGTATCTATGCGCGACAGGCAAACGTGGAAGACGTCGTTGTAAAAAACTGCAAAATATCAACGCATCTGTTTCATGGAAACTGGTGGGGACGAGGCGAGCCAATTCATATTTCCAATGTTAGCTATGTGAGCGAGGAGGGGGGATTTTTGATACGAGATATCTTGATTGAAGACATTGAAGCAGTCGGAGAGAACGCTCTTACATTATACTCAGAGAAAGAAGGGGGTATAGACAACGTGAAATTAATCCGAGTGGATTACTTATTGCGCAAGGGCGAGTTATTCGAATCTTGGGGAGGCAATCTCGACCTTAGACCGACAGCTAGAGCTTCAATGGGGATATTTGAGGGAGGCACTGCTCCGCTCTGGTCCGTTGGTGTGACAAAACTCGAACTTATAAACTGTAACTGGCGAGTCGAACCGGAAGACGAAGTTATGTTTTCGACTTTTCCTGTCATGAGCGACGTAAAGCATCTATGA
- a CDS encoding acetylxylan esterase: protein MLAIKRFLVGLFFVTAVIPLHAATSSDGKVPVEYIISVYTDRPEALYHQKEQVTFNIDLQHNSLPANEDVVDWVLTKDGLPLGQQGQIPLKNGKASITGTLEEPGFLQCKVTYKNGKTVVSALAAAGFDLTEIKPSLPVPADFDSFWADQKKKLASVPLKATTTPVPLPPHRDGVEVFEFSADCIGAPSTGYIGKPIGAKPKSLPALLFVPGAGVRSANLDGVAGWSKNGILVAEMNAHGILNGQPSAFYGGLDSGELKDYRTRGRDSRETYYFLGVYLRVLRAIDYLTSQPEWDGKTLIINGVSQGGGLGLMASALDPRVTFSFIAVPGLSDHSGGLLGRIAGWPKVAPILPDGKPDPKVIETLRYFDSANFATRVKTPIYFEVGFIDVICPPTCSYVDYNNLKCPKDIKNFPNFGHDLGPEIWARIKAKTLEHIASQSKATVPVGL from the coding sequence ATGCTAGCCATCAAACGATTTCTTGTTGGGTTATTTTTTGTCACCGCGGTCATTCCGTTGCACGCAGCGACTTCGTCGGACGGAAAAGTTCCAGTTGAATACATCATTTCAGTTTATACCGATCGCCCGGAGGCTCTCTATCATCAAAAGGAACAAGTTACGTTCAATATTGATCTCCAGCATAATTCACTTCCTGCAAACGAAGATGTCGTTGATTGGGTGCTGACAAAAGATGGTTTACCACTCGGTCAACAGGGGCAGATTCCTCTAAAAAATGGAAAAGCATCCATTACTGGGACATTGGAAGAGCCCGGCTTCCTACAATGTAAAGTTACTTACAAGAATGGGAAGACGGTTGTCTCCGCTCTAGCTGCCGCAGGTTTCGATCTTACTGAAATCAAACCGAGCCTGCCTGTCCCCGCTGACTTCGATTCATTTTGGGCTGACCAAAAGAAAAAACTAGCATCTGTTCCCTTAAAAGCGACAACAACACCAGTTCCGCTACCACCGCACCGCGATGGTGTCGAGGTCTTCGAGTTTAGTGCAGATTGTATCGGTGCGCCTTCCACTGGCTATATTGGCAAGCCGATTGGAGCAAAGCCCAAGAGTCTACCTGCTCTTCTTTTCGTCCCGGGAGCCGGAGTGCGAAGTGCCAATCTGGACGGAGTAGCCGGATGGTCAAAGAACGGGATTTTAGTCGCCGAAATGAACGCGCATGGTATTCTAAACGGACAACCCTCTGCCTTTTATGGCGGATTGGATTCAGGAGAGCTTAAAGATTATCGGACTCGCGGACGTGACTCACGCGAAACCTATTATTTCCTAGGTGTGTATTTAAGAGTGTTACGGGCGATCGATTATCTCACATCCCAGCCAGAGTGGGATGGAAAAACCCTTATCATCAATGGAGTAAGTCAGGGAGGCGGTTTGGGATTAATGGCTTCTGCCTTGGATCCGCGAGTTACATTCTCTTTTATAGCTGTTCCTGGACTGAGCGATCATTCGGGCGGTTTGCTTGGTAGAATTGCTGGATGGCCGAAAGTGGCACCTATTCTACCTGATGGAAAACCCGATCCTAAAGTGATTGAAACACTGCGATATTTCGATTCTGCCAATTTTGCCACGCGCGTCAAAACGCCCATCTATTTTGAAGTAGGTTTTATCGATGTCATTTGTCCGCCAACCTGCAGCTATGTAGATTACAATAATTTGAAATGCCCCAAGGACATAAAAAACTTTCCCAACTTCGGTCATGATCTGGGACCAGAAATCTGGGCGCGTATAAAAGCCAAAACCTTGGAACATATTGCATCCCAATCCAAGGCCACAGTGCCGGTGGGATTATGA
- a CDS encoding carbohydrate binding domain-containing protein, translating into MYLPKRLYSLLLSALLTAVCFSLNTASAETEVSVKNGSFEEGTEGWTASPLDAAASLSVVSQEAAHEGSNGLRVKQDTEGPGSWFQSGKNPIEAEKSYRFSFWSRCLTTSGIGVWIQFFDAQGKNIPVVPELAIQVKQDAKDWTQYSKETTSPAGAASFTLAVHAYSKRVCEADFDDFTVTPIASTISSSIPSVASILAAVTLPPADPARVKEIASFLDPIPKGVGPSLNDRAAWDALGAEVKLKDQLISRAEKFFGEPIPEVSKEAYALSGSTGDRKIDEMVTRRRFRLANFVLAEGIENKGRFLTPIENEINAICSEPSWILSGHVKFIKWNDLGTAMTAWNLSTAVSMLGERLSSGTREKVVAEVRKRVIEPFLDQVRGKTSPPEFWRNNPNNWNAVVHSGIVGAALVLDDSVEERAEIIANAEKYTDFYIKGFPSDGYSTEGMGYWKYGFGHYIMLSETVLAATKGHVNLYDKENIKLIAQFPRRFAMAPAVYPAYSDAIFMEEPSTWLFHIIDHRYGLGDQAPKSLALDGTFSAFLYAYGINMAFDSSAASLVNDGTPAEKGHRIRDWFEESQVLVGRLPEGREGLGFSFKGGNNGTSHGHNDLGSFVVTVSGQPLLVDPGSTPYNGNTFGPHRYENQVINSYGHSVPKVAGQTQKEGAQYYATVAKKSFSDVEDSVVLDLTKAYNVPSLTQLTRHYVYGREGNGTVSVTDQGKFSSPQLFGTALITYGEVSEEKPGVWIVSQNGKKARVEIEAGGAPFTVTNEILKDQARAGKVRRLGIDLKSVTALATITMRITPVL; encoded by the coding sequence ATGTACCTCCCCAAGCGGCTATATAGCCTTTTATTATCAGCGCTGCTAACAGCAGTTTGCTTTTCACTAAATACAGCGTCTGCAGAAACAGAAGTCAGCGTCAAAAATGGTAGCTTCGAGGAGGGGACTGAAGGTTGGACCGCTTCGCCCCTGGATGCCGCCGCTTCCCTGAGTGTCGTCTCACAAGAGGCGGCTCATGAAGGAAGTAATGGACTGAGGGTAAAGCAAGATACTGAAGGTCCTGGCTCATGGTTTCAAAGTGGAAAGAACCCGATTGAGGCAGAAAAATCCTATCGATTTAGCTTCTGGTCACGCTGTCTAACCACCAGTGGAATCGGTGTTTGGATCCAGTTTTTTGATGCTCAGGGAAAAAATATTCCGGTGGTTCCAGAACTTGCCATTCAGGTTAAGCAAGATGCCAAAGATTGGACGCAGTATAGCAAGGAGACGACCTCGCCTGCAGGAGCAGCCAGTTTTACTTTAGCCGTTCATGCATATTCAAAGCGGGTCTGTGAAGCAGATTTTGACGATTTCACTGTAACTCCCATCGCCTCGACCATCTCTTCTTCAATTCCATCAGTCGCTTCTATTTTGGCGGCAGTGACCCTTCCACCGGCTGATCCGGCGAGAGTTAAAGAGATAGCCTCATTTCTCGACCCCATTCCCAAGGGAGTAGGGCCATCATTGAACGATCGCGCAGCTTGGGATGCGCTTGGAGCAGAAGTTAAATTAAAAGATCAACTCATCAGTCGTGCTGAAAAATTTTTCGGTGAACCAATTCCTGAAGTAAGCAAGGAAGCTTACGCACTTTCCGGTAGTACAGGCGATCGTAAGATTGATGAAATGGTGACTCGCCGACGATTTCGGCTAGCTAACTTTGTGTTGGCTGAAGGAATTGAAAACAAAGGACGCTTTCTTACTCCGATAGAAAATGAGATCAATGCGATCTGCTCCGAGCCAAGTTGGATTCTTTCCGGCCACGTTAAATTCATCAAATGGAATGATCTTGGCACGGCCATGACGGCGTGGAACCTATCAACAGCGGTCTCGATGCTGGGAGAACGCCTCTCCAGCGGAACACGAGAGAAGGTTGTGGCAGAAGTCAGGAAGCGCGTCATAGAACCATTTTTGGATCAAGTGCGCGGCAAGACTTCACCTCCAGAGTTCTGGCGAAACAATCCCAACAATTGGAACGCTGTGGTTCATAGCGGAATAGTGGGGGCTGCGCTGGTTCTGGACGATTCTGTCGAAGAGCGTGCTGAGATTATTGCCAACGCCGAAAAATACACCGACTTCTATATTAAAGGCTTTCCGTCAGATGGATATTCCACGGAGGGCATGGGCTACTGGAAGTACGGGTTCGGCCACTACATTATGTTGTCGGAAACAGTTCTGGCCGCAACGAAGGGACATGTAAATCTTTACGATAAAGAAAACATTAAATTAATTGCCCAGTTTCCTAGACGGTTTGCCATGGCTCCAGCCGTCTATCCTGCGTATTCGGATGCGATCTTTATGGAGGAACCCAGTACGTGGCTCTTCCACATTATCGATCACCGTTATGGCCTGGGGGATCAGGCACCTAAAAGTTTGGCTTTGGACGGAACTTTCAGCGCATTTCTCTATGCGTACGGAATCAACATGGCATTTGATTCCTCAGCAGCTTCTCTCGTTAACGACGGAACACCTGCTGAGAAAGGTCATCGCATTCGTGACTGGTTCGAGGAAAGTCAGGTGCTGGTAGGCAGGTTGCCGGAAGGACGTGAGGGCTTGGGCTTTTCATTCAAAGGCGGAAACAATGGCACAAGTCACGGCCACAACGATCTTGGCAGCTTTGTCGTGACGGTCTCGGGGCAGCCATTGCTAGTAGATCCAGGTAGCACCCCATACAACGGAAATACTTTCGGACCACACCGATATGAGAATCAGGTGATTAATTCCTATGGACACTCAGTTCCAAAGGTTGCAGGACAAACTCAAAAAGAAGGCGCCCAATACTATGCGACCGTTGCGAAGAAAAGTTTCTCTGATGTCGAGGACTCCGTAGTTCTGGATCTAACCAAGGCCTATAATGTGCCGTCGTTGACGCAGCTTACCCGCCATTATGTCTATGGACGAGAAGGAAATGGGACTGTCTCAGTCACAGATCAGGGGAAATTTAGCAGTCCCCAGCTATTTGGCACTGCACTCATCACATACGGTGAAGTTTCCGAAGAAAAGCCAGGGGTCTGGATAGTTTCTCAAAATGGCAAAAAGGCCAGAGTAGAAATAGAAGCAGGCGGGGCACCCTTCACCGTTACAAATGAGATTCTAAAGGATCAGGCCCGGGCCGGAAAGGTTAGAAGACTGGGAATCGATCTTAAGAGCGTGACCGCATTAGCTACGATAACAATGAGGATAACTCCAGTGCTTTGA
- a CDS encoding LacI family DNA-binding transcriptional regulator — MISSGRVTQQDIANRAGVHITTVSLALRDSRRLPPATRERIQTMAAEMGYCPDPMLSALTVYRERLKRTRHQGVIAWMCPVVKKGQVSPNNLEYRKGAEARCAEIGYELEDFSLGRLGKSRLASILRVRNIQGLLIPPQSFNRSHINFEWDSFSAVCFGFSLARPKLHLITNAQYRSACMAVRALRAHGYRRIGFVTTHSTDERTDRNFSSGFWSEQRRFKPEERIRMLTLEGNTQNELADFEKWYHECLPEVILSHHAPVLQFMKKLEIDLNECGYASLDLVTPDGSIAGIYQNYPLLGRAAVNYLVDMIHGNQRGVPAQRFQILIEGSWVEGETLRNKVVGPVQI, encoded by the coding sequence ATGATCTCCTCTGGACGCGTTACTCAACAGGATATTGCCAACCGCGCAGGTGTGCATATTACCACAGTCTCATTGGCCCTTCGCGATAGTCGGCGACTGCCTCCAGCAACTCGGGAGCGGATTCAAACCATGGCCGCAGAAATGGGCTATTGCCCCGATCCCATGTTGTCTGCGTTGACAGTTTATCGTGAGCGATTGAAGCGCACACGCCATCAAGGGGTAATTGCGTGGATGTGTCCCGTGGTCAAAAAAGGGCAGGTCAGCCCCAATAACCTCGAATATCGCAAAGGAGCCGAAGCACGCTGCGCTGAAATAGGTTATGAATTGGAGGATTTTTCTCTTGGTCGATTGGGAAAATCAAGACTCGCCAGCATTCTGCGAGTTCGGAATATCCAGGGATTGTTGATTCCGCCGCAATCCTTTAACCGGTCGCACATCAACTTTGAATGGGATAGCTTTTCGGCGGTGTGTTTCGGCTTTTCACTGGCTCGGCCCAAACTTCATCTCATTACCAATGCCCAATATCGGTCAGCGTGCATGGCGGTACGTGCTTTGCGTGCGCATGGTTATCGTCGCATAGGCTTTGTGACAACTCATTCCACGGATGAGCGCACAGATAGAAACTTTTCTTCAGGGTTCTGGTCGGAACAACGTCGCTTCAAGCCGGAAGAGCGCATTAGGATGCTGACACTAGAGGGAAATACCCAAAACGAATTGGCTGACTTCGAGAAATGGTATCACGAGTGCTTGCCAGAAGTTATTCTTTCACATCATGCGCCAGTTTTGCAATTTATGAAGAAGTTGGAAATTGATCTAAATGAATGTGGATACGCGTCACTCGATTTAGTGACGCCAGACGGTTCGATCGCTGGAATTTATCAAAACTACCCTCTACTAGGTCGCGCTGCAGTCAACTATCTGGTGGATATGATCCACGGCAACCAGAGGGGTGTTCCCGCACAACGCTTTCAAATTCTAATTGAAGGCTCATGGGTTGAGGGCGAGACCTTGCGAAACAAGGTAGTTGGCCCGGTTCAAATATAA